CCTTGGGTGCCTTTGAGCAGCTGGCCAGGGTGGGGACCTGGTCCCGCAAGGCCAAGAACCGCGATCGGAGATCATTTCGTCTCTTGCGTTCCAGGAAGTTGTGGTTCTTCCTCTTGGTCAGATCCTCTGTGTCGGAACTGACAGGTCTGGGGTGGCAGGGCTGAGAAGCCTGGTTTTCTGCAGGCGGGAGGCTCACCATCTCTgcgtcctcctcctcttcctcatcttcttcctcctccttctcctctgcaGCCTCTCTCTGCAGAGCCTCTCCTGGGGGTGCCCCCTCTGGAGCCCCTTCCTGGGAGTGACTTTCTGGGGGGAAGCGGGCAGCATagttgtgctgctgctggtggatgGAGATGTGGAAGCGCTTCATGCAGGGGTCCAGGGGGTCTGCTCGCACGGTGATGGTGACTGGCTTCCGGAGACCCAGAGACTGTCTCTTCTCCACTGTCACCACGTCGATCTCCTCACCTTCTAaccaaggagagagaaaagacacaCCTCCcgtgagaaaacacacacacacacacacacacacacacacacacacacacacacgagaccaCAGCGTTTTTACACAGGGGCCGGGAAAGCTAGCTATAAACAAATCGCAGACCGGCTGGTGCGTTTGCAAAAGGGTAGGGgctgaaaggaggaaaggaagggaaatcaGCAAGAAGGAAAATATTCTCCCATTTGCTTTGACACAGTAAGGCTTAGATAAGAACAAAAGGCAGACCCAAGCCAAAAGCCCCCAGTCTGCacaggctctcccctccccctgctgaagggatggagagacagagctaCCGGGTCTGGGACAAAGTTTAGCTATAAAGATCTTCCCTGGTCGGACTCTTTCATGCCCCATCAGAATTGTAAATGAGGGGTCTGTGGGCAGAGCTGCCCTTTGTtcctgcccagcacagcctgcacTTGGGGAATTGTTACTTTTCACAAGTTATAAATCCTATTATTCCCCCATCTCTCTATTCTGCCATCCCTTTCAGCTGAGGATTCTGAGAAGGGTGGGCTGCCACCCATCCTTCCTGgcccagggtggggagggaaaagGTTTCCCTTAGGAGCATTTTGCTCCTGGGTTCAATGGGTTGCCAAAGTCATCCATCATTTATTGGTCGcctgccccacccccttccctggaCCAGAAGAGATTGGATTTGTAATTACAGGCCTGGCAGAGCTGCAGGAACTTCACAAAGGTCCGAGTCACCACCTCCAAGCCACCTGCCCCACAGGCCCAGGCTAACTGGCAGCGGATTAGCCCAGACTTCAGGGGCaaaacagcagggagctgcagacaCCTAGAACTGTCCCTACCATCCCCTGATTCCAGCTCTTTTAGGCTaactcaggcagaagagagggaagggagtgggggACTCTCCTGCTGAACACATTTGAGACTCCCCCGCCCCAAGAAGGCCACCTTCATGCAGTTTCCCTGACAGCTGAACCGCTCCATTCTCAGCCTCTTTTGCATATCAGAAAGCTTGAGCCCCTTTGTCAGGAAGGCTTCCATTGTGTGGACAATCGCATTATTTCTCCATTAATAAAACCTGACCATTCAGCCCTCCTGGCCTCAAAGCCTGTGATTGGCTGGCTAAGCTGTGTTTGGAATGCTGTTTTACCCAGCCCCTAACCCTATTGGCTGAGCCCTGCTGTCActcactctccccaccccccctcaTTGTTTGCAATCTGTTGCATTTTGTTCTAGGCCATGTGGCCTGAGAGTGAACCGGGAGCCTACAAACAGGCTCAGGTTAAAGAACAGGTCAGAAGATAATTCAGGAAGCTTTCCTATACCCGAAACCTTTCATTTTCAGTAGGGAACATTATGGCTGGGGAAGGATTGGtgtaaggaaaaaataataatctaagTTCCTATTCTCCTTTTCAGAGTACAGTCTAACTGTACGACCCACCAGTTCAAACCCCTCACGTGCAAAGGGAGACCCTGAGTTGGTGTTGGGCCATGTCCACACATTTGTAACATTCTGGGGGGCAAACTAAATATTCCTAACTTCCAAAACAATGCTCTCTCCTCTCTAGCACTTGGCCAGCCTTTGTAGGAACATATCTTTATAGGTTTCTCAGTTTCAAGACTCCCATTCCAGCTACTAAATGAACACAAGTTCTTGGTGTAGAGGGAAAACAGGTTAAAAACGACCTTACACACAGcagatggggggtggggagaggaaccTGACTTTAAATTCTCATGTtgtcttcacttcccttccaagtGTGCAACTGCCACATCCCATTCCGCAGTTCCTTCTCAAAAGCTCATGgaacttggtttttgtttgtttgtttttaaaccgCCAGTGCGTTTCCTATGTTTTGATGGACTTGCCACTGGCCTGAATCAGCCCCCTACACAAAAGTGCATTCTCCACGATGTGTCATGGGTTACAGAGGTTGGGGTCAGCACAGTGTCTAGTAGCTCCGAGTGACTCAAGTCAGCACTTGCATTCAGACTGTGGGAGGACAGCCTGGGGCTCCATGATCCTGAactcagctcctggcccagcgGTTTATTGATGGAAAAGGCGCAGGTGTACtgagagggagctggaaggacagCTTGCCACCTAGGCTTCTCAGATAAACTACCATGCCGACCCCTCTCGGGTATCAAGGAAGAGGTGCCTGGGTAGGGATGGAGGAAAGCTGGTTAGCCGGCAGGACACAGGAGTCTGCTGCAGGTAATGTCCTCTCTCCAAGCCTCAGTCTTGCCCTCTGTTCATGGGGAGCACTCATTTCTCCCTCCTAACTGTcctcctgggggagggaggggcaggatgACGAGCATGTACAGGTGGCAAGAGACGGGAGGTGCAGCGGGGTAGGGGATACTCTGGTCATAGAAAGTAAAGTAGGTTGGAGACCGGGATTTAGCGAGAGGAAGGCTTTGGCTTTGCACAAAAGGTTTTCCCTAGGAATGTGAGTTTCCCAGAGAAAGAGGCAGCAACAAAAAAGCTTCCAGCTCTGCGACTCTGAAGGGACCTCTTCTAACCTTGCAAGGACAGAAAATCCCCTGCCGTCCAACCCGAGTAACGTCCTCTCTAATCACCGACCCTCCCCAAGCCTCTCTTGTCCCCTGGGGCTCCAATCACCGTCAAAGGGCCGCCGGctccctccccacttctccaAACTGTTTACCAACACACGCACGTGTCAGACAGACAGTGCCGAGGGCTACACCGGCAGCTCCGGtcagaaaaaaagggggaggcAGCTGCCACAGCGGGCTTGAGAAGTGCCGGCAATGACCTCAGGCAGCGGCTGAGCTGGGGCCACCCAGGGGATGCCCCCCTCTTCTAGGATGGCCCTGGGGCAGTCCTTACCCGAGTCGCTGGGGCTTTCGGACCCCGAGCAGGCCTGGGTCTTGGGTTCGCCTAGCTGACaaggggcggcgggcggcgggttGGCGGCTTCGAGAGTGGGAGTGCAGTCCGGCGCAGCGGGTGCCTTGGGCGGGTTGCTGCGAGGGGCACCGGGGGCGAGTCGGTCGCTCACCACTCGCTCCAGCCGCTCCCGGGCCGAAAAGCCACTCCACATGCAGTCGCGTCGAATGATGGAGGCGTAGTTCCTGCCCCAAGCTTTCCAGTGGCCTCGAGATTCCGCTTCGTCCCCGACGCCCCCTCCGGGCCAAGGCTCGGGGGGACCTATCCCGGAGGCTGGGTCCCCGGCGCCAGGACCGGAGCCCCAGGGCGGCGACGTGGGGGGCGACGGCACCAGCTCGAATTTCTTCCAGATGTCCTCGCTGGGCGCCGTGGAGCGGTGGAAATCCTCCCCGCAGTCGTAGTCGTAGAAATAGTGCTGGTACGAGTCGAAGTCCATGTCCGCTCCctgcgggaggggaggggacgtgCCGACTGGGGTGCGGGCCGGGGTGAGGGGGATGGGGAAGAGGAGCGTCCCCGGGTGCCTGAACACGGCGgcctctgggctcctgtcccTCCCTGGACCCG
This window of the Ochotona princeps isolate mOchPri1 chromosome 2, mOchPri1.hap1, whole genome shotgun sequence genome carries:
- the MYCL gene encoding protein L-Myc, which gives rise to MCVCAGCRAAPSRRGAAPLQVAGGGSVGADMDFDSYQHYFYDYDCGEDFHRSTAPSEDIWKKFELVPSPPTSPPWGSGPGAGDPASGIGPPEPWPGGGVGDEAESRGHWKAWGRNYASIIRRDCMWSGFSARERLERVVSDRLAPGAPRSNPPKAPAAPDCTPTLEAANPPPAAPCQLGEPKTQACSGSESPSDSEGEEIDVVTVEKRQSLGLRKPVTITVRADPLDPCMKRFHISIHQQQHNYAARFPPESHSQEGAPEGAPPGEALQREAAEEKEEEEDEEEEEDAEMVSLPPAENQASQPCHPRPVSSDTEDLTKRKNHNFLERKRRNDLRSRFLALRDQVPTLASCSKAPKVVILSKALEYLQALVGAEKRMATEKRQLRCRQQQLQKRIAYLSGY